The following DNA comes from Cryobacterium psychrophilum.
TGCGCCTGCGCCGCCCTCGTGCATCTGGCCCTCAGCTAGGTAGATCGTCGAACGGGGTCTCGACAGGCTCGACCAGCGACGGGTGGCGTTTCCGAGTCGCCGGTCAGGGAGCGGCGTGTGGGTGGCGGCGGTATGGCGAGACGGATGCCTCCCCTGGCATCCTGAACCGCCACGGGTACGCCGCTCCCCCGCCGTCTCCGCCCACGCCCGTGCGCGGCCCGGTCAGAAAATGTACGGGCAGGAGGGGCAACTCCAGGCTGAACGGAGCTACGGTCACGGCGGCACCGTCATCGGTCAGCAAAATTCCAAGCGCCTTCGTCAACCGCGCCGGCCCTCTGGCCAGGTCGCGATCACGGCGCGCGGTCGGGCGTCGCGCGCGCGCCTCCTCGACACCGGCCACGATCTCCCCGCCGCGCAGCAGCACGGCGGATGCCTCCCCCTCCGGCGAGCAGACGACGTTGGCACACACGTGCATGCCGTAACTGAAATACGCATACACATGCCCGGGCGCCCCGAACATCGTGCTCGTGCGTCTCGTCAGCCCGCGGAACGCGTGCGAGCCGGGATCCGATTCGCCCAGATACGCCTCGACCTCGGTCACCCGAACGGATACGCCGCCGCGGGTGAGGATCGCCCCCAGCAGCAGCGGGGCCATCTGCAGAGATGACCGGGCGAACTGCCGAGGGTCGGTGGTCACTCGGTGAGTGCCACTGCCAGCTTGCGCACGCGCTCCACGAGAGCCGCGCGCTGCTCGGCGACACGCACGGGGGCGGTTCCCCCGATGCCGTCACGGCTTTCGACCGATCCCTGGATGGTCAAGACCTCGCGAACCTCGGGTACGAGGTGGGGTGAGATGGCCAGAAGCGCCGCGTCATCAACCTCGTGCAGGTCGAGACCGTTCGTTTCGGCGAACTTCACGAGCGAACCGGTGATCTCGTGCGCATCTCGGAACGAGACGTGACGTTTCACCAGCCACTCGGCGACATCCGTTGCCAGGGAGAACCCCTGTGGAGCGAGCTCGGCCATGCGATCCGTGTGGAAATGCAGGGTTGCGATCATGCCCGCGAACGCCGGCAGCAGCACTTCAAGCGTTTCGATCGAGTCGAAGACGGGTTCTTTGTCTTCCTGCAGGTCGCGGTTGTACGCGAGCGGCAGACCCTT
Coding sequences within:
- a CDS encoding DNA-3-methyladenine glycosylase; the encoded protein is MTTDPRQFARSSLQMAPLLLGAILTRGGVSVRVTEVEAYLGESDPGSHAFRGLTRRTSTMFGAPGHVYAYFSYGMHVCANVVCSPEGEASAVLLRGGEIVAGVEEARARRPTARRDRDLARGPARLTKALGILLTDDGAAVTVAPFSLELPLLPVHFLTGPRTGVGGDGGGAAYPWRFRMPGEASVSPYRRHPHAAP